The genomic segment GCATATCCCTTCCCCAAAAAAACATTCCCCTTTGACAAAGTAAGCTTGctggaatctatcacaaccttgattcccagtttgccaagtaaatttatactcacaaggtttctactcatttcttgGTACATACAAAAtattggtgagtagaaccttcttgtcgGAAGTGAAGAATAGATCAATTGTTCCCTTACCTTGAACcatggaccttttctcattgcccatttagATTTCTTGACATACCTTTGATgtttcaaaggtcttgaataaagatctatcataagtaacatggatggtagcacaagtatcataccaccatccattTACCTTTTCATGTATAGAATTAATCTCACTTAGTGTTACCACTAACTCTTCCTCGGTTAAGTTAACCTTTGGCTCATTATTGTGGCTcttcttgaacctacaatccctTGCAAAGTGATCATTTtcgccacacacaaagcaaggtcctttGGGACTCTTGAATTGACCTTCATTCTTCTTAGGTCCCAAGGGTTTGCAATCTTTGCCTTTAGGCTTCCCAATTTctttgcctttgttgttgttggGAGGTTTGGCAACCACATTGGctttagaagtctctccattataCTTTTCCACGTTCTTATCTCTAGAACGGGATTCCTCCTCAATCCTCatgtgtttgagaatttcctccaaggaaatctcctcattcttgtgggggattttctttctatagcccctccaagatgaAGGCAATTTGGTTATTATGGCCCCAACTAGGAATTGTTCTGGCTATACAATATTTAGGGTAGATAGCTTATTTACAATAATTTGTAATTCATGTATTTGGGGAATAAGAGGTTTCACATCATATACTTAAATTCCAAtaattgagtaataaggaatttctttgtactCTTCTTCCTCTTTGTATTTGTTCTCCAATGCTTTCTAAATATCCTTAGCGGTATTTGTGTTGGTGTAGAGAACATACAACCTATACGAGAGAACATTAATAATGTGACCCCTACAAATGAGTTCATTTTCTTCacgtttctttctttctttgatgacttcttgaGTGTCATTCTCCTTAGCGGGTTCTATGGCCTTTAGATCATTGTCTAAGAT from the Humulus lupulus chromosome X, drHumLupu1.1, whole genome shotgun sequence genome contains:
- the LOC133806155 gene encoding endochitinase At2g43610-like, translated to MRIEEESRSRDKNVEKYNGETSKANVVAKPPNNNKGKEIGKPKGKDCKPLGPKKNEGQFKSPKGPCFVCGENDHFARDCRFKKSHNNEPKVNLTEEELVVTLSEINSIHEKFNTKIYKPKTKQNTRKRSDSSHACNPNKRRNGRVPLQLTWNYTYEAAGKANNFDRLNSSKTVAIVPVILYSVAMVPDGECK